One genomic window of Streptomyces sp. NBC_01498 includes the following:
- a CDS encoding glutamyl-tRNA reductase gives MSLLVVGLSHRSAPVSVLDRVSLSPDSQIKLLQDVLAAEPATEAAVLATCNRVELYADVDKFHAGVAELSTLLARHSGVGLDELTPHLYVHYEDRAVHHLFSVACGLDSMVVGEGQILGQIKDALARGQELHTAGRLLNDLFQQALRVGKRAHSETGIDRAGQSLVSFGLEQLAAGADVAAWAAGRRALVIGAGSMSSLAAATLARAGVAEIVVANRTAARADRLVAILNEPGGTGVRARAVGMASAETELTRADIVVSCTGATGLVLTADTVGTALAGGRELALLDLAMPRDIDAAVHRLGGARLVDIESLADASADAPMAADVDQVKRIVTDEVAAFGAAQRAAHITPTVVALRAMAADVVTSEITRLEGRLPGLDERQRAEVTQTVRRVVDKLLHAPTVRIKQLAGEPGGAGYADALRELFDLDPGTVASVSRADRGGAPDEATGRTTVDVGTVDVAALDLSVVDLGTADAGTRGRP, from the coding sequence ATGAGTCTTCTGGTCGTCGGTCTGAGCCACCGCAGCGCGCCCGTGAGCGTGCTGGACCGGGTGTCGCTGTCCCCGGACAGCCAGATCAAGCTGCTCCAGGACGTGCTCGCCGCCGAGCCCGCGACCGAGGCCGCCGTCCTCGCGACGTGCAACCGGGTCGAGCTGTACGCGGACGTGGACAAGTTCCACGCGGGCGTGGCCGAGTTGTCCACGCTCCTCGCCCGGCACAGCGGTGTCGGCCTGGACGAGCTGACCCCTCATCTCTACGTGCACTACGAGGACCGGGCCGTCCACCATCTCTTCTCGGTGGCCTGCGGACTGGACTCGATGGTCGTCGGCGAGGGCCAGATCCTCGGCCAGATCAAGGACGCCCTCGCGCGCGGCCAGGAACTGCACACCGCCGGACGGCTCCTCAACGACCTCTTCCAGCAGGCGCTGCGCGTCGGCAAGCGCGCCCACAGCGAGACCGGGATCGACCGGGCCGGGCAGTCGCTCGTCAGTTTCGGTCTCGAACAGCTCGCCGCGGGCGCGGACGTCGCCGCCTGGGCCGCCGGCCGGCGCGCGCTGGTGATCGGCGCCGGGTCGATGTCCTCGCTCGCCGCCGCGACCCTCGCCCGTGCCGGGGTCGCCGAGATCGTCGTCGCCAACCGCACCGCCGCCCGCGCGGACCGGCTGGTGGCGATCCTGAACGAGCCCGGCGGGACGGGGGTCAGGGCCCGCGCCGTCGGCATGGCCTCCGCCGAGACGGAGTTGACACGTGCCGACATCGTCGTGTCCTGCACCGGCGCCACCGGTCTCGTCCTGACCGCCGACACCGTCGGGACGGCACTCGCCGGCGGCCGGGAACTCGCGCTGCTCGACCTGGCCATGCCGCGTGACATCGACGCGGCCGTCCACCGCCTGGGCGGCGCCCGGCTCGTGGACATCGAGTCGCTGGCGGACGCGTCCGCCGACGCCCCGATGGCGGCCGACGTCGACCAGGTCAAGCGCATAGTCACCGACGAGGTCGCGGCTTTCGGCGCCGCCCAGCGCGCCGCCCACATCACCCCGACCGTGGTCGCCCTGCGGGCCATGGCCGCCGACGTCGTCACCAGTGAGATCACCCGCCTCGAAGGCCGGCTCCCCGGCCTGGACGAGCGGCAGCGCGCCGAGGTCACCCAGACCGTCCGGCGCGTGGTCGACAAACTTCTGCACGCCCCGACCGTGCGGATCAAGCAACTGGCCGGCGAGCCCGGCGGCGCCGGTTACGCGGACGCGCTGCGGGAGCTGTTCGACCTGGACCCGGGGACGGTCGCGTCCGTCAGCCGGGCGGACCGGGGCGGAGCACCGGACGAGGCCACCGGCCGCACCACGGTCGACGTGGGCACGGTCGACGTGGCCGCCCTCGACCTGAGCGTGGTTGACCTCGGCACGGCCGACGCCGGAACCCGGGGGCGGCCATGA
- a CDS encoding redox-sensing transcriptional repressor Rex: MATGRTHRPATRSRGIPEATVARLPLYLRALTALSERSVPTVSSEELAVAAGVNSAKLRKDFSYLGSYGTRGVGYDVEYLVYQISRELGLTQDWPVVIVGIGNLGAALANYGGFASRGFRVAALIDADPEMAGKPVAGIPVQHTDELERIISDNGVSIGVIATPAGGAQQVCERLVAAGVTSILNFAPTVLTVPDGVDVRKVDLSIELQILAFHEQRKAGEEAAAAEAAGTPPPVRSTTGRKGPDGDVPAVMPA; encoded by the coding sequence GTGGCAACTGGCCGAACTCACCGACCGGCGACCCGTAGCCGAGGAATCCCCGAGGCCACGGTCGCCCGGCTTCCGCTGTATCTGCGGGCGCTGACCGCGCTTTCCGAGCGCTCCGTACCCACCGTGTCCTCCGAGGAACTCGCCGTGGCCGCCGGGGTCAACTCCGCGAAGCTGCGCAAGGACTTCTCGTATCTCGGTTCCTACGGGACCCGCGGTGTCGGATACGACGTGGAGTACCTCGTCTACCAGATCTCCCGCGAACTCGGCCTCACGCAGGACTGGCCCGTCGTCATCGTCGGCATCGGCAACCTCGGCGCCGCGCTCGCCAACTACGGCGGCTTCGCCTCCCGGGGTTTCCGGGTCGCCGCGCTCATCGACGCCGATCCCGAGATGGCCGGCAAGCCGGTCGCCGGGATTCCCGTCCAGCACACGGACGAGCTGGAGCGGATCATCAGCGACAACGGCGTCTCCATCGGCGTCATCGCGACCCCGGCGGGCGGTGCCCAGCAGGTCTGCGAGCGGCTGGTCGCGGCCGGTGTCACCTCGATCCTCAACTTCGCGCCGACCGTGCTGACCGTGCCGGACGGGGTGGACGTACGGAAGGTCGATCTCTCGATCGAGCTCCAGATCCTCGCCTTCCACGAGCAGCGCAAGGCCGGTGAGGAGGCCGCCGCGGCCGAGGCCGCGGGCACACCGCCGCCGGTCCGCTCCACCACCGGCCGGAAGGGACCCGACGGGGACGTCCCCGCCGTGATGCCCGCATGA
- a CDS encoding glutaredoxin family protein, protein MSPLLRRTRKNPADRLVTLVSRPGCHLCDDARAVVAAVCAETGASWEEKDITVDEELHRAYWEQIPVVLVDGEQHTFWRVDADRLRKELGR, encoded by the coding sequence ATGAGCCCTCTTCTGCGCCGTACGAGGAAGAACCCCGCCGACCGGCTGGTGACGCTGGTCTCCCGGCCCGGCTGTCATCTGTGCGACGACGCGCGCGCCGTCGTGGCGGCGGTGTGCGCCGAGACCGGGGCGTCCTGGGAGGAGAAGGACATCACCGTCGACGAAGAGTTGCACCGCGCCTACTGGGAGCAGATCCCGGTGGTGCTCGTCGACGGCGAACAGCACACCTTCTGGCGGGTGGACGCGGATCGGCTGCGCAAGGAACTGGGGCGCTGA
- a CDS encoding ECF subfamily RNA polymerase sigma factor, BldN family gives MYPHVGVDASGLATLRASVLDRLRGFVPTAYAVPALAAAAPAVSGPIGPCYALANGGAAVGRRGSRNSSTTGASTPVRRPTADSDSARMMELVERAQAGEAEAFGRLYDQYSDTVYRYIYYRVGSKATAEDLTSETFLRALRRISTFTWQGRDFGAWLVTIARNLVADHFKSSRFRLEVTTGEMLDANEVQRSPEDSVLESLSNAALLEAVRKLNPQQQECVTLRFLQGLSVAETARVMGKNEGAIKTLQYRAVRTLARLLPEDAR, from the coding sequence GTGTACCCACACGTCGGGGTTGACGCCTCGGGCCTGGCTACGCTGCGCGCATCGGTCCTCGACCGCTTGCGCGGCTTCGTCCCCACCGCGTACGCCGTCCCCGCACTCGCCGCCGCGGCCCCTGCCGTGAGCGGCCCGATTGGTCCTTGCTATGCCCTGGCGAACGGCGGTGCGGCGGTCGGCAGACGGGGAAGCCGAAACAGCAGCACCACCGGCGCCTCCACCCCCGTCCGCCGCCCCACGGCGGACAGCGACAGCGCCCGCATGATGGAACTCGTCGAGCGCGCCCAGGCCGGCGAGGCCGAAGCGTTCGGCCGGCTGTACGACCAGTACAGCGACACCGTCTACCGCTACATCTACTACCGGGTGGGCAGCAAGGCGACGGCGGAGGACCTCACCAGTGAGACCTTCCTGCGCGCCCTGCGGCGGATCTCCACCTTCACCTGGCAGGGCCGCGACTTCGGCGCCTGGCTGGTCACGATCGCCCGCAACCTGGTCGCCGACCACTTCAAATCGAGCCGCTTCCGACTGGAAGTGACCACCGGCGAGATGCTCGACGCCAACGAGGTGCAGCGCAGCCCGGAGGACTCCGTCCTCGAGTCCCTCTCCAACGCCGCGCTGCTCGAAGCCGTACGGAAACTCAATCCCCAGCAGCAGGAGTGCGTGACCCTGCGCTTCCTGCAAGGACTCTCGGTCGCCGAGACGGCACGGGTGATGGGGAAGAACGAAGGAGCGATCAAAACCTTGCAGTACCGGGCCGTGCGCACGCTGGCGCGGCTGCTCCCGGAGGACGCCCGCTGA
- the hemC gene encoding hydroxymethylbilane synthase: MTHPTPGTGTPLRLGTRRSRLALAQSGQVAAAVTELTGRPVELVEITTYGDTSREQLARIGGTGVFVTALREALLRGEVDFAVHSLKDLPTTQPEGLTLAAVPRREDPRDVLIARDGLTLDRLPHGARIGTGSPRRAAQLNAYARGHGLLMETVPIRGNIDTRIGYVHGGELDAVVLAAAGLNRLGRAAEVTDFLSVDSVLPAPGQGALAVECAASDPELAAALAGLDDPRTRIAVTAERSLLAALEAGCSAPVGALADLLGDGQDARFVNELRLRGVVGTTDGSTLVQLSITGPVPTSLGDAVALGRELASEMLAKGAAGLMGERAH; the protein is encoded by the coding sequence ATGACCCACCCGACACCCGGCACCGGGACACCCCTGCGGCTCGGCACCCGGCGCAGCAGGCTCGCCCTGGCCCAGTCCGGCCAGGTGGCCGCCGCCGTCACGGAGTTGACCGGACGGCCGGTGGAGCTGGTCGAGATCACCACGTACGGCGACACCTCCCGCGAGCAGCTGGCCCGGATCGGCGGCACGGGTGTCTTCGTCACCGCGCTGCGCGAGGCACTGCTGCGCGGCGAGGTCGACTTCGCCGTCCACTCCCTCAAGGACCTGCCCACCACGCAGCCCGAGGGCCTGACGCTGGCCGCCGTGCCGCGCCGCGAGGATCCCCGGGACGTGCTGATCGCGCGCGACGGGCTGACCCTGGACCGGCTGCCGCACGGCGCCCGGATCGGTACGGGCTCGCCGCGGCGCGCGGCGCAGCTCAACGCGTACGCCCGCGGTCACGGTCTGCTCATGGAGACCGTGCCGATACGCGGGAACATCGACACCCGTATCGGCTACGTCCACGGCGGTGAGCTCGACGCCGTCGTGCTCGCCGCGGCGGGCCTCAACCGCCTCGGCAGGGCGGCCGAGGTGACCGACTTCCTGTCGGTGGACTCCGTCCTGCCGGCCCCCGGCCAGGGGGCACTGGCCGTCGAGTGCGCGGCTTCCGACCCGGAACTCGCCGCCGCCCTCGCCGGTCTCGACGATCCGCGCACGCGGATCGCCGTCACCGCGGAACGTTCCCTGCTCGCCGCCCTGGAGGCCGGTTGCAGCGCACCTGTGGGTGCGCTGGCCGACCTGCTGGGCGACGGACAGGACGCGCGATTTGTCAACGAACTGCGCCTGCGTGGCGTCGTCGGCACAACCGACGGCTCGACGCTCGTGCAGTTGTCCATCACCGGTCCCGTACCCACGTCGCTCGGCGACGCCGTCGCGCTCGGTCGCGAACTCGCGTCCGAGATGCTCGCCAAGGGTGCGGCCGGTCTTATGGGGGAGCGAGCACATTGA
- a CDS encoding lysophospholipid acyltransferase family protein, giving the protein MADAKVIPFGEEPRSRRAARRRAAASGSGAAPGPNALSSVPGRPGDGGGSPEGSPEDSSEGSSAADARTPDASGTPDDPRPEGPLTEAEAGPGDEPAGEGWDRRLAQGLAFLRRRVTGDYEVDEFGYDKELTDQVLMSLIRPLYANYFRVEVKGIENIPSEGGALVVSNHSGTLPLDGLMMQVAVHDNHPAGRHLRLLAADLVFMLPVVNELARKAGHTLACAEDAERLLRRGEIVGVMPEGFKGLGKPFGERYKLQRFGRGGFVSTALRHGVPIVPCSIVGAEEIYPMVGNSRTLARLLGFPYFPITPTFPWLGPLGALPLPTKWTIQFGEPIPTDGYPPEAADDPMLMFNLTDQVREQIQHTLYKLLVQRRSVFF; this is encoded by the coding sequence ATGGCCGATGCCAAGGTCATCCCCTTCGGCGAAGAGCCCCGGTCCCGGCGGGCGGCGCGGCGGCGCGCCGCCGCTTCCGGGTCGGGGGCGGCGCCCGGCCCGAACGCGCTCTCGTCCGTGCCCGGCCGTCCGGGCGACGGCGGGGGCTCCCCGGAGGGCTCCCCGGAGGACTCCTCGGAGGGTTCGTCGGCCGCCGACGCGCGTACGCCTGACGCCTCGGGCACGCCTGACGACCCGCGGCCCGAAGGGCCCCTGACGGAAGCCGAGGCCGGGCCCGGAGACGAGCCCGCCGGTGAGGGCTGGGACCGGCGGCTCGCCCAGGGGCTCGCCTTCCTGCGGCGCCGGGTCACCGGGGACTACGAGGTCGACGAGTTCGGTTACGACAAGGAACTCACCGACCAGGTCCTCATGTCGCTGATCCGGCCCCTCTACGCGAACTACTTCCGCGTCGAGGTGAAGGGCATCGAGAACATCCCCTCCGAGGGCGGCGCCCTGGTGGTGTCCAACCACTCCGGCACCCTGCCGCTCGACGGGCTGATGATGCAGGTCGCCGTCCACGACAACCACCCCGCCGGCCGCCATCTGCGGCTGCTCGCCGCCGACCTGGTGTTCATGCTGCCGGTGGTCAACGAACTGGCGCGCAAGGCCGGTCACACCCTGGCCTGTGCCGAGGACGCGGAACGGCTGCTGCGGCGCGGCGAGATCGTCGGCGTGATGCCCGAGGGCTTCAAGGGGCTGGGGAAGCCCTTCGGCGAGCGGTACAAGTTGCAGCGCTTCGGCCGGGGCGGCTTCGTCTCGACGGCCCTGCGGCACGGGGTGCCGATCGTGCCGTGCTCGATCGTGGGGGCGGAGGAGATCTACCCGATGGTCGGCAACTCCAGGACGCTGGCGCGGCTGCTGGGATTCCCGTACTTCCCGATCACGCCGACGTTCCCGTGGCTCGGGCCGCTGGGCGCGCTGCCGCTGCCGACGAAGTGGACGATCCAGTTCGGCGAGCCGATCCCCACGGACGGCTATCCGCCGGAGGCGGCGGACGACCCGATGCTGATGTTCAACCTGACCGATCAGGTACGGGAGCAGATCCAGCACACGCTCTACAAGCTGCTGGTGCAGCGCCGGTCGGTCTTCTTCTGA
- a CDS encoding 30S ribosomal protein bS22: MGSVIKKRRKRMAKKKHRKLLKRTRVQRRNKK; encoded by the coding sequence GTGGGCTCTGTAATCAAGAAGCGGCGTAAGCGGATGGCCAAGAAGAAGCACCGCAAGCTGCTCAAGCGCACCCGCGTTCAGCGTCGTAACAAGAAGTGA
- a CDS encoding DUF5667 domain-containing protein encodes MIANVSAHRRANAFAQALDDRTPRGGAAEEPAAPAEPTEPTEPTEQGRLLALANGLGELPRPTLDPEVKVVQRARLVAAMEAMAQEGTAGEASTGPAVPEQRRASGRGAHRASPLRKLRPRSRWSKGLAAGGLTVGVAAGAFGGVAAASSDALPGDSLYGLKRGMEDFKLGMADEDADRGGLYLDHASTRLSEARRLLERGRSGSLDHESLGEIRRALNGMKHDATEGHRLLHQAYERDRQIRSIATLSSFSESHRAIWNGLRDRLPPQLNDVGSQVSSVFDAMDEDVAPLQALLPNPPDKDKPTEDPGGATQDSDGGDGTENGPSPSNPAPDTGRPDGAERPSPSSPGASEDTGLLPGAPGDLLDPPSDGDLPSAPGQGGLPPAPDVTIPPLLPDLLPGLGIGTGDAD; translated from the coding sequence GTGATCGCGAACGTCTCGGCACACCGGCGGGCGAACGCCTTCGCCCAAGCCCTGGACGACCGGACGCCCCGGGGCGGCGCGGCGGAGGAGCCCGCCGCGCCGGCCGAACCGACGGAACCGACGGAACCGACCGAACAGGGACGGCTGTTGGCCCTGGCGAACGGGCTCGGCGAGCTACCGAGACCCACGCTGGACCCCGAGGTCAAAGTGGTGCAACGAGCCCGGCTCGTGGCCGCCATGGAGGCCATGGCACAGGAGGGCACGGCGGGCGAGGCGTCCACCGGCCCCGCGGTGCCCGAGCAGCGGCGGGCGTCCGGACGGGGTGCCCACCGGGCGTCCCCGCTCCGCAAGCTCCGCCCCCGATCCCGCTGGTCCAAGGGGCTCGCGGCCGGAGGACTCACGGTCGGTGTCGCCGCCGGAGCCTTCGGCGGGGTCGCCGCCGCCAGCTCCGACGCGCTGCCCGGTGATTCGCTGTACGGGCTGAAGCGCGGCATGGAGGACTTCAAGCTCGGCATGGCCGACGAGGACGCCGATCGCGGCGGCCTCTACCTCGACCATGCCTCGACCCGGCTCAGCGAGGCCCGGCGGCTGCTGGAGCGCGGCCGGTCCGGCTCGCTGGACCACGAATCGCTCGGCGAGATCCGCCGGGCGCTCAACGGCATGAAGCACGACGCCACGGAGGGCCACCGGCTGCTCCACCAGGCGTACGAGCGGGACAGACAGATCAGGTCCATCGCGACGCTCTCCTCGTTCTCGGAGTCGCACCGCGCCATCTGGAACGGCCTGCGGGACCGGCTGCCACCGCAGCTGAACGATGTGGGCAGCCAGGTCAGCTCGGTGTTCGACGCCATGGACGAGGACGTCGCCCCGTTGCAGGCGCTGCTGCCGAATCCGCCCGACAAGGACAAGCCCACCGAGGACCCCGGCGGAGCCACCCAGGACTCCGACGGCGGGGACGGTACGGAGAACGGGCCGTCGCCGTCGAACCCGGCCCCCGACACGGGCCGCCCGGACGGCGCGGAGCGGCCGAGCCCGTCAAGTCCGGGTGCCTCCGAGGACACCGGGCTGCTGCCCGGCGCCCCCGGCGATCTGCTCGATCCGCCCTCGGACGGCGACCTGCCGTCGGCGCCCGGCCAGGGCGGCCTGCCGCCCGCTCCGGACGTCACGATCCCGCCGCTGCTGCCCGACCTGCTGCCGGGTCTCGGCATCGGCACGGGGGACGCAGACTGA
- a CDS encoding NAD-dependent epimerase/dehydratase family protein, which yields MGKVVLVTGVARQLGSRLVRRILRDPEVDRVVGVDAVAPEQRLGGAEFVRADIRQPAIARVLAEYAVDTVVHMDVTGTPLGAGGRTAVKETNVIGTMQLLGACQKSPTVQRLVVKSSTSVYGSAPRDPAVFTETTPPKSLPSGGFAKDAVEVEGYVRGFARRRPDVAVCVLRFANILGPAADSPLAEYLSLPVLPTVLGYDPRLQFVHEDDVLDVLRIALHEPRRGTLNSGTFNIAGDGVLLLSQCSRRLGRPTVPVLLPAVTWVGSALRTLGVTDFSPEQIRLLTHGRVVSTDQMRETLGFTPTYTTAETFSDFAQSRGAGLLPPEAVADAVDRFATLVSKERN from the coding sequence TTGGGCAAGGTCGTGCTCGTGACCGGAGTGGCCCGCCAGCTCGGCAGTCGTCTCGTACGGAGAATCCTGCGCGACCCCGAGGTGGACCGGGTCGTCGGCGTGGACGCCGTCGCTCCCGAGCAGCGGCTCGGCGGCGCCGAGTTCGTCCGCGCGGACATCCGCCAGCCCGCCATCGCGCGCGTGCTGGCCGAGTACGCCGTCGACACCGTCGTGCACATGGACGTGACGGGCACACCGCTGGGCGCCGGCGGCCGGACGGCCGTCAAGGAGACCAACGTCATCGGCACCATGCAACTGCTCGGTGCCTGCCAGAAGTCGCCCACCGTCCAGCGCCTGGTCGTCAAGTCCAGCACCAGCGTGTACGGTTCCGCGCCCCGCGACCCGGCCGTCTTCACCGAGACCACCCCGCCCAAGTCGCTGCCCAGCGGTGGCTTCGCGAAGGACGCCGTGGAGGTCGAGGGGTACGTGCGCGGCTTCGCGCGCCGCCGGCCCGACGTCGCCGTCTGTGTCCTGCGGTTCGCGAACATCCTGGGGCCCGCGGCCGATTCGCCGCTCGCCGAGTATCTGTCCCTGCCCGTGCTGCCGACCGTCCTCGGCTACGACCCCCGGCTTCAGTTCGTCCACGAGGACGACGTGCTCGACGTCCTGCGGATAGCCCTGCACGAGCCCCGGCGCGGCACGCTCAACAGCGGGACCTTCAACATCGCGGGTGACGGCGTGCTGTTGCTCTCGCAGTGCTCCCGGCGGCTGGGCCGGCCGACGGTGCCCGTGCTGCTGCCGGCCGTCACCTGGGTCGGCTCCGCGCTGCGGACGCTCGGGGTGACGGACTTCTCGCCGGAGCAGATCCGGCTGCTGACCCACGGCAGGGTCGTCAGCACGGATCAGATGCGCGAGACACTCGGGTTCACCCCCACGTACACGACGGCGGAGACCTTCAGCGATTTCGCACAGAGCAGGGGTGCCGGGCTGTTGCCGCCGGAGGCTGTCGCCGACGCGGTCGACCGGTTCGCCACCCTCGTCAGCAAGGAGCGCAACTGA
- a CDS encoding HAD family hydrolase, translating to MAALGWLTPRKRSATARSVLAGEAAAEAGLKSSQEIDGVGAAPSGIADPAVPDFPVFGDARAAAFFDLDNTVMQGAAIFHFGRGLYKRKFFQRRELARFAWQQTWFRLAGVEDPQHMQDARDSALSIVKGHRVAELMSIGEEIYDEYMADRIWPGTRTLAQAHLDAGQQVWLVTAAPVETATIIARRLGLTGALGTVAESVDGVYTGKLVGEPLHGPAKAEAVRALAATEDFDLDRCAAYSDSHNDIPMLSLVGHPYAINPDSKLRRHAKDNDWRLRDYRTGRKAAKVGIPAAAGVGALAGGTAAAVALHRRRR from the coding sequence ATGGCCGCACTGGGATGGCTCACCCCCCGCAAGCGCTCCGCGACGGCACGGAGCGTGCTCGCGGGTGAGGCCGCAGCAGAGGCAGGACTCAAGTCGTCGCAGGAGATCGACGGCGTCGGCGCGGCACCGAGCGGTATCGCCGACCCCGCCGTTCCCGACTTCCCCGTCTTCGGGGACGCGCGCGCGGCGGCGTTCTTCGACCTGGACAACACCGTCATGCAGGGCGCCGCGATCTTCCACTTCGGGCGCGGGCTGTACAAACGGAAGTTCTTCCAGCGCCGCGAACTGGCCAGATTCGCCTGGCAGCAGACCTGGTTCCGGCTCGCCGGTGTCGAGGACCCGCAGCACATGCAGGACGCGCGCGACAGCGCCCTGTCCATCGTCAAGGGCCACCGGGTCGCCGAGCTGATGTCCATCGGCGAGGAGATCTACGACGAGTACATGGCCGACCGGATCTGGCCGGGCACCCGCACCCTCGCCCAGGCGCACCTCGACGCCGGGCAGCAGGTCTGGCTGGTGACCGCCGCGCCCGTGGAGACGGCCACCATCATCGCCCGGCGCCTCGGGCTGACCGGCGCGCTCGGCACGGTCGCCGAGTCCGTCGACGGGGTCTACACCGGCAAGCTCGTCGGCGAGCCGCTGCACGGCCCGGCGAAGGCCGAGGCGGTACGGGCGCTGGCGGCGACCGAGGACTTCGACCTGGACCGCTGCGCGGCGTACAGCGACTCGCACAACGACATCCCGATGCTGTCGCTGGTCGGACATCCGTACGCGATCAACCCGGACAGCAAGCTCCGCAGGCACGCCAAGGACAACGACTGGCGGCTGCGCGACTACCGGACGGGCCGCAAGGCGGCCAAGGTCGGCATCCCGGCCGCCGCCGGGGTCGGCGCGCTGGCGGGCGGTACGGCCGCCGCGGTGGCACTGCACCGCCGCCGCCGCTGA